The following proteins are encoded in a genomic region of Methylibium petroleiphilum PM1:
- the hemA gene encoding glutamyl-tRNA reductase, whose translation MSVFALGLNHTTAPVDLRGRFAFTLEQLAPTLQGFRERLTTGQRPGTPEAAILSTCNRTELYCAAEPQLVRPALEWLAGVGGVGADTLSHHAYMLEGGEAARHAFRVASGLDSMVLGEPQILGQMKQAVREADAAGTLGSTLHQLFQRSFAVAKEVRTATEIGTHSISMAAAAVRLAAQLFEDLREIRVLFVGAGEMIELAATHFSARAPARMAVANRTLERGERLASRFGAESIRLSDLPQRLHEFDAVVSCTASSLPLIGLGAVERALKVRRHRPIFMVDLAVPRDIEPEVARLDDVYLYTVDDLSAIVQSGGEKRLAAVAQAEAIIETGVQSFVHWLGQRGTVPLIQALNAQADSWRENELVRARKLLARGESVDAVLDALSRGLTQKMLHGTLAELHASDPAQRAQLATTVSRLFLRGAIPPDAVRPSGPREDDHLDGV comes from the coding sequence ATGTCAGTGTTTGCCCTGGGCCTGAACCACACGACCGCGCCTGTGGATTTGCGCGGTCGTTTTGCGTTCACGCTCGAACAACTGGCTCCCACGCTGCAAGGCTTTCGCGAACGCCTGACCACAGGGCAGCGCCCCGGCACGCCCGAGGCCGCCATCCTCTCGACCTGCAACCGCACCGAGCTGTATTGCGCCGCCGAGCCGCAACTGGTGCGCCCGGCGCTCGAGTGGCTAGCCGGGGTGGGCGGCGTCGGCGCCGACACGCTGAGCCACCACGCCTACATGCTGGAGGGGGGCGAGGCGGCCCGCCACGCCTTCCGCGTGGCCAGCGGACTGGACTCCATGGTGCTGGGCGAACCTCAGATCCTGGGTCAGATGAAGCAGGCGGTGCGCGAGGCCGACGCCGCTGGCACCCTGGGCAGCACCTTGCACCAGCTGTTCCAGCGCAGCTTCGCGGTGGCGAAGGAAGTGCGGACGGCCACCGAGATCGGCACCCACTCCATCAGCATGGCGGCGGCGGCCGTGCGCCTGGCCGCGCAGTTGTTCGAGGATCTGCGCGAGATCCGCGTGCTGTTCGTCGGCGCCGGCGAGATGATCGAGTTGGCCGCCACGCATTTCTCCGCGCGGGCACCGGCCCGCATGGCGGTGGCCAATCGCACGTTGGAACGCGGCGAGCGACTGGCCTCGCGCTTCGGTGCCGAATCGATCCGGCTGTCGGATCTGCCGCAGCGGCTGCACGAGTTCGACGCGGTGGTCTCCTGCACCGCCAGCTCACTGCCGCTGATCGGCCTGGGCGCGGTCGAGCGCGCGCTGAAAGTGCGACGCCACCGCCCGATCTTCATGGTCGACCTGGCCGTGCCGCGAGACATCGAGCCCGAGGTGGCGCGGCTCGACGACGTCTACCTGTACACCGTCGATGACCTGTCGGCCATCGTCCAGAGCGGCGGCGAGAAGCGTCTGGCTGCCGTGGCGCAGGCCGAGGCCATCATCGAGACCGGCGTGCAGAGCTTCGTGCACTGGCTGGGTCAGCGGGGCACGGTGCCGCTGATCCAGGCGCTGAACGCCCAGGCCGACAGCTGGCGCGAGAACGAACTGGTGCGCGCGCGCAAGCTGCTGGCCCGCGGCGAAAGCGTCGACGCCGTGCTCGACGCGCTGTCACGCGGGCTCACGCAGAAGATGCTGCACGGCACGCTGGCCGAACTGCACGCCTCGGACCCGGCCCAGCGTGCTCAGCTCGCCACCACAGTGTCGCGCCTGTTCCTGCGCGGGGCGATCCCGCCCGACGCGGTGCGGCCCAGCGGGCCCCGCGAAGACGATCATCTCGACGGGGTGTAG
- the queE gene encoding 7-carboxy-7-deazaguanine synthase, producing the protein MTYSVKEVFYTLQGEGSHAGRPAVFCRFAGCNLWSGREADRADAVCRFCDTEFVGTDGTGGGKFTIAESLASHVAAHWPAGDAGPRFVVLTGGEPLLQVDAPLIDALHAQRFEIAVETNGSVPAPPGIDWLCVSPKAGAPLLQRSGQELKVVVPQGGIDLGELDGLDFAQRRVQPMDGPDLAANTDWAVRWCLAHPRWQLSLQTHKLLGIR; encoded by the coding sequence ATGACTTACTCGGTCAAGGAAGTCTTCTATACCCTTCAGGGAGAAGGCAGCCATGCCGGCCGCCCGGCGGTGTTCTGCCGCTTCGCCGGCTGCAACCTGTGGAGCGGGCGCGAGGCGGACCGGGCCGATGCGGTCTGTCGCTTCTGCGATACCGAATTCGTCGGTACCGACGGCACCGGCGGCGGCAAGTTCACCATCGCCGAATCGCTCGCATCGCATGTGGCGGCGCATTGGCCCGCGGGCGATGCGGGTCCCCGCTTCGTCGTGCTGACCGGTGGTGAACCCCTGCTGCAGGTCGATGCCCCGTTGATCGACGCGCTGCACGCACAGCGCTTCGAGATCGCGGTCGAGACCAACGGCAGCGTGCCGGCGCCGCCCGGCATCGACTGGCTCTGTGTCAGTCCGAAGGCCGGTGCGCCGCTGCTGCAGCGCTCGGGCCAGGAGCTGAAGGTGGTGGTGCCGCAGGGCGGCATCGATCTCGGTGAACTCGACGGACTCGATTTCGCGCAGCGCCGCGTGCAGCCGATGGACGGTCCCGATCTGGCCGCCAACACCGACTGGGCCGTGCGCTGGTGCCTGGCGCATCCACGCTGGCAGCTCAGCCTGCAAACCCACAAACTTCTCGGCATCCGCTGA
- a CDS encoding 6-pyruvoyl trahydropterin synthase family protein has translation MFELSQSFYFESAHTLRRQVERNEADGSRRVHGHTYTAEVTVRGEADPATGMVVDLALLRSAIATVREQLDHHFLDEVPGLGLPTLENLCRFIHERLLTTVPAIASVSVGRQSSGDRCTFRPVLADRRR, from the coding sequence ATGTTCGAACTGAGCCAGTCCTTCTATTTCGAGTCGGCGCACACGCTTCGCCGCCAGGTCGAGCGCAACGAGGCCGACGGCAGCCGGCGTGTCCACGGCCACACCTACACGGCCGAGGTCACCGTGCGTGGCGAGGCCGATCCGGCCACCGGCATGGTGGTGGACCTGGCGCTGCTGCGTTCCGCCATCGCCACGGTGCGTGAGCAGCTCGACCATCACTTTCTCGACGAGGTGCCCGGCCTGGGGCTGCCGACGCTGGAGAACCTGTGCCGCTTCATCCACGAGCGGCTGCTGACCACGGTGCCGGCGATCGCCAGCGTCAGCGTCGGGCGGCAGAGCAGTGGGGACCGCTGTACCTTCCGGCCGGTGCTCGCGGATCGCCGGCGATGA
- the bioA gene encoding adenosylmethionine--8-amino-7-oxononanoate transaminase yields MTRGPDTLAERSRRAVWHPCTQMKRHEREPLLAIARAQGPWLFDPDGHRYLDAVSSWWVNLFGHGHPQLRDALAEQLATLDHVMLAGLTHEPVVELSERLAALTGLGHAFYASDGASATEIALKMSAHSWRNRGRPQKCEFVGLAGGYHGETVGALSVTDIALFREAYAPLVRLSAALPSPDTRHAAPGEDAAAHARRCAASLEAYLDQHHERTAALIVEPLVQCAAGFGMHDPEYLRLARALCDRYQVHLICDEIAVGFGRTGTLFAHQQAGIRPDFICLSKGLTGGTLPLSAVLTTDAVYESFYDDLASRGFLHSHSYTGNPLACRAALTVLDLFEQPIDGEPVLAHNRRTAARLTALCEPLNAHPRVRAVRQLGMLWAWDIDDDGVVGFSSAYHLAAREQGLLLRPIGNTLYFMPPYVLDDGALEQLAGGALRALEVALA; encoded by the coding sequence ATGACGCGCGGACCCGACACCCTGGCCGAGCGCAGCCGGCGCGCGGTCTGGCACCCCTGCACGCAGATGAAGCGCCACGAGCGCGAGCCGCTGCTGGCGATCGCGCGCGCGCAGGGACCGTGGCTGTTCGACCCCGACGGGCATCGCTACCTCGACGCTGTCAGTTCCTGGTGGGTCAACCTGTTCGGCCACGGCCACCCTCAGCTGCGGGACGCACTGGCCGAGCAGCTGGCGACGCTCGACCACGTGATGCTCGCTGGCCTGACGCACGAGCCGGTGGTCGAGCTCTCGGAGCGCCTCGCCGCGCTGACCGGCCTGGGCCACGCCTTCTATGCCAGCGACGGCGCCTCGGCCACCGAGATCGCACTGAAGATGAGCGCGCACAGCTGGCGCAACCGCGGCCGGCCGCAGAAGTGCGAGTTCGTCGGACTGGCCGGCGGCTATCACGGCGAGACCGTGGGGGCGCTGTCGGTCACCGACATCGCACTGTTCCGCGAAGCCTATGCGCCGCTGGTGCGCCTGAGTGCCGCGCTGCCGTCGCCTGACACGCGCCATGCCGCGCCGGGCGAGGACGCCGCAGCCCACGCCCGGCGCTGCGCGGCGTCGCTCGAGGCCTATCTGGATCAGCACCACGAGCGCACCGCGGCGCTGATCGTCGAGCCGCTGGTGCAATGCGCCGCCGGCTTCGGCATGCACGACCCCGAGTACCTGCGGCTGGCGCGCGCGCTGTGCGACCGCTACCAGGTGCACCTGATCTGCGACGAGATCGCGGTCGGCTTCGGCCGCACCGGCACGCTGTTCGCGCACCAGCAGGCCGGCATCCGGCCCGACTTCATCTGCCTGTCCAAGGGCCTGACCGGCGGCACGCTGCCGCTGTCGGCGGTGCTGACGACCGACGCGGTCTACGAGTCCTTCTACGATGACCTGGCGTCGCGCGGCTTCCTGCATTCGCACTCCTACACCGGTAATCCGCTGGCCTGCCGCGCGGCGTTGACCGTGCTCGATCTGTTCGAGCAGCCGATCGACGGCGAGCCGGTGCTGGCGCACAACCGCCGCACCGCCGCGCGACTGACCGCGCTGTGCGAGCCACTGAACGCCCACCCGCGCGTGCGCGCGGTGCGCCAGCTCGGCATGCTGTGGGCCTGGGACATCGACGACGACGGCGTGGTGGGTTTCTCCAGCGCCTACCACCTCGCGGCGCGTGAGCAGGGCCTGCTGCTGCGACCGATCGGCAACACGCTGTACTTCATGCCGCCCTATGTGCTGGACGACGGGGCGCTGGAGCAACTGGCCGGCGGTGCGCTGCGCGCGCTCGAGGTCGCGCTGGCATGA
- the bioD gene encoding dethiobiotin synthase, which yields MTAPRTPAARGWFVTGTDTGVGKTRASVALLRALRARHARCVGMKPVAAGTEPAPDGGERENEDVLALRAAGTARVAAALDNPVRLHDAMSPHLAARRAGRTIEIEPLVAAYRALAAQADAVVVEGAGGFLVPLSDTLTGADLAAALGLPVILVVGLRLGCLNHALLTRDAIRQRGLPLAGWIVSRLDPAMPEQDANVDYLRRQLDAPLLADWPWQPDADPGTLLLQLPPEPVLDAA from the coding sequence ATGACGGCACCGCGGACACCCGCCGCGCGCGGCTGGTTCGTGACCGGCACCGACACCGGGGTCGGCAAGACCCGCGCGAGCGTCGCGCTGCTGCGGGCGCTGCGCGCGCGACACGCGCGCTGTGTCGGCATGAAGCCGGTCGCGGCAGGCACCGAGCCGGCACCCGATGGCGGCGAGCGAGAGAACGAGGATGTGCTGGCGCTGCGTGCCGCGGGCACGGCACGCGTGGCCGCTGCGCTCGACAACCCGGTGCGTCTCCACGACGCGATGTCGCCGCACCTCGCCGCGCGGCGCGCCGGCCGAACGATCGAGATCGAACCGCTGGTCGCGGCCTACCGCGCGCTGGCCGCACAAGCCGATGCGGTGGTGGTCGAAGGCGCAGGAGGCTTTCTCGTGCCCTTGTCCGACACGCTGACCGGTGCCGACCTCGCCGCGGCGCTCGGCCTGCCGGTGATCCTCGTCGTCGGCCTGCGCCTGGGGTGCCTGAACCACGCGCTGTTGACGCGTGACGCGATCCGGCAACGCGGCCTGCCGCTGGCCGGCTGGATCGTCAGCCGGCTCGATCCCGCGATGCCGGAGCAGGACGCCAACGTCGACTACCTGCGCCGGCAGCTCGATGCACCCCTGTTGGCCGACTGGCCCTGGCAGCCCGATGCCGACCCGGGCACGCTGCTGTTGCAACTTCCCCCTGAGCCAGTTCTCGATGCCGCCTGA
- the bioF gene encoding 8-amino-7-oxononanoate synthase, producing the protein MPPDIHDVFGSALAALDTQQLRRHRRVVSALDGAMVQADTQPRLAFAGNDYLGLSQHPALIEAARQGAARYGVGATASPLICGHSPAHEALEQELARFVGLPRALYFYAGYAANAGAIPALVERGDALISDALNHACLIDGARLSRADLTVYPHNDLAALERALVAARGARRRLVVADAVFSMDGDLAPLPEMLALCERHDAWLYVDDAHGFGVLGEGGRGSLSHWRVPTDAMSSRLIYMATLGKAAGVAGAFIAGAPAVIEWLVQKARTFFFATGAPPMIAEALRASLQVIESEGWRRERLLQLRTRLACGLAALPWPAPASQSAIQPLLLGDNGTALRVMAALDAQGIWVPAIRPPTVPDGTARLRISMSAAHTPDDVDRLCAALLAASARPPV; encoded by the coding sequence ATGCCGCCTGACATCCACGACGTTTTCGGGTCGGCGCTCGCCGCGCTCGACACGCAGCAACTGCGCCGCCACCGCCGCGTGGTCTCGGCGCTCGACGGCGCGATGGTGCAGGCCGACACGCAGCCGCGCCTCGCCTTTGCCGGCAACGACTACCTCGGCCTGTCGCAGCACCCGGCACTGATCGAGGCCGCCCGGCAGGGCGCGGCGCGCTATGGCGTCGGTGCGACAGCCTCGCCGCTGATCTGCGGTCACAGCCCGGCGCACGAGGCGCTGGAGCAGGAGCTGGCGCGTTTCGTCGGTCTGCCGCGCGCGCTGTACTTCTACGCGGGCTATGCGGCCAATGCCGGTGCGATCCCGGCGCTGGTCGAGCGCGGCGATGCATTGATCTCCGATGCCCTGAACCACGCCTGCCTGATCGACGGCGCCCGCCTGTCGCGGGCCGACCTCACGGTCTACCCGCACAATGACCTGGCGGCGCTGGAGCGGGCGCTGGTCGCGGCGCGCGGCGCGCGCCGGCGGCTCGTCGTGGCCGACGCGGTGTTCAGCATGGACGGCGACCTGGCGCCGCTGCCGGAGATGCTCGCCCTGTGCGAGCGCCATGACGCCTGGCTCTACGTCGACGACGCCCACGGTTTCGGCGTGCTCGGTGAGGGCGGGCGCGGAAGCCTGTCGCACTGGCGCGTGCCGACCGACGCGATGTCGTCACGCTTGATCTACATGGCCACGCTGGGCAAGGCCGCCGGCGTTGCGGGGGCCTTCATCGCCGGCGCACCCGCCGTGATCGAGTGGCTGGTGCAGAAGGCACGCACCTTCTTCTTCGCCACCGGTGCGCCGCCCATGATCGCCGAGGCGCTGCGCGCCAGCCTGCAGGTCATCGAGTCGGAAGGCTGGCGGCGCGAAAGGCTGCTGCAGCTGCGCACGCGCCTGGCTTGCGGACTGGCCGCGCTGCCTTGGCCGGCGCCTGCTTCGCAAAGCGCCATCCAGCCGCTGCTGCTGGGCGACAACGGCACGGCGCTGCGGGTGATGGCCGCGCTCGATGCCCAGGGCATCTGGGTGCCGGCGATCCGCCCGCCCACGGTGCCGGACGGCACCGCGCGCCTGCGCATCTCGATGTCGGCCGCTCACACGCCGGATGACGTGGATCGTCTGTGCGCCGCGCTGCTCGCGGCCAGCGCCCGGCCCCCTGTCTGA
- the trhA gene encoding PAQR family membrane homeostasis protein TrhA — translation MVLPERPQTAAEELANAVSHGLGLLLALASLPVVVEFAARHGSPVKLVGVSVFSATMILVYFASALYHALPPGRAKRWCNTLDHVAIYLFIAGSYTPVALGRLPDGPGWTLLGLVWALAVIGALLKITRRLANPLLSTALYVAMGWLAVFAAGPVLRDLPLGMLAWLLAGGLAYLVGVVFFVLDSRLRFGHFVWHLFVLAGSTCHFFAVLGPAV, via the coding sequence ATGGTCCTGCCCGAGCGCCCACAGACTGCCGCCGAGGAGTTGGCCAACGCGGTCAGTCATGGCCTCGGGCTGCTGCTGGCGCTGGCGTCCTTGCCGGTGGTCGTGGAGTTCGCGGCGCGGCACGGCAGCCCGGTGAAGCTGGTCGGCGTCAGCGTGTTCTCGGCGACGATGATCCTGGTGTACTTCGCGTCCGCGCTGTATCACGCGCTGCCGCCGGGGCGGGCCAAGCGATGGTGCAACACGCTGGATCATGTGGCGATCTACCTCTTCATCGCAGGCAGCTACACACCGGTCGCGCTGGGCCGGCTGCCCGACGGGCCGGGCTGGACGCTGCTGGGTCTGGTGTGGGCGCTGGCCGTCATCGGCGCCTTGCTCAAGATCACCCGGCGGCTGGCGAATCCATTGCTGTCGACCGCGCTCTACGTGGCGATGGGCTGGCTCGCAGTGTTTGCCGCCGGCCCGGTGTTGCGCGACCTGCCGCTGGGCATGCTGGCCTGGCTGCTGGCGGGCGGCCTGGCCTACCTGGTGGGCGTCGTGTTCTTCGTGCTCGACTCGCGTCTGCGCTTCGGGCACTTCGTCTGGCACCTGTTCGTGCTGGCCGGCAGCACCTGCCACTTCTTTGCGGTGCTGGGGCCGGCCGTCTGA